In Subdoligranulum variabile, the genomic stretch CGTTGTAGAGCCAGCCCTGGGGATACTCCGCCATCACCGTGCGCACCGTGCCGATCTCGCCGCTCCGGACCAGGTCCCGGATGTACTTGGCCGTCACGTGGCCGGTGTAGGTGTAGGTCACCATGAAGAGCAGGCCCTTTTCCTCGGCCAGCTGTTTCAGTTCGGCGCACCGGGCACTGTCGGTGGCCAGGGGCTTGTCGCAGGAGACATGGATGCCTGCTTCCAGAAAGGCCCTGCAGATCTCGTAGTGGGTCACGTTGGGGGTGACCACCACCACAAAGTCGATGCCGTCCGGCCGCTTGCTCTCGGCTTCCGCCATCTCCCGGTAGTTGGTGTAGCACCGGTCGGGGTCCAGGCCCAGCGCCTCGCCCTGGGCTTTGCTCTTTTCCGGCGTGCGGGAGAAACAGCCGGCCACCAGCCGGGCCGAACCGTCCACCGCGATGGCCTTGCGGTGGGCATCACCGATGAAAGCGCCCGGGCCGCCGCCCACCATGCCGTAGGTCAGTTTTTTACTCATGGAATACCCTCCTTTTGTGTTGTATCATTTCCGTGTCGCGCCCCCGCGGGGGCTTTTCTTGCTTCTATTATAGGGGATGCCCGCCGGGGATTCCCGGATAAGTTCATGGTGAAAACAGGACAAATTCACTTTTTTCATTTGCATTTCCCGCCGGATTTTTGTATACTTTTTATAGTTCGGGAGGTGAACGGGCATGAAGGAGGAGTATGAAGTGGTCTCCCACGGGACCGCGGCATACAAACTGTTTCTCATCCGTCTGCAGTACCGCACGCCCCACGTGCACAAGGAACTGGAGGTCTGCCTGCTGCTGGACGGCCAGGTGCAGCTGCTGAACCGGGGCCGGGCCACCACCTACGGCGCCGGGGATCTCTGGGTCATCAACCCCTTTGAAAGCCACGAGCTCATCGCCGAACGGCCGGTGCTGATTTTGTCCATGCAGATCCCTCTCTCCTTCTTTGCGGCCTCCTACCCGCCTCTGGAAAGCATGGAATTTCTGTTGCCTCCGCCCGAGGATCCCGCCGCCGGGGATCTGGCGGCTGCTTTCCTGGAGATCGCCCGCAGCTATTTCTCCCGGGAGCCCCTGGCGGCGCTCCACTGTGCCGGGCTCATCCACCTCTTTGTGGAGCAGCTGCTCCGCCATCTGCCCTGCCGCCGGGTCCCCGAACAGGAACGCCAGAGTTCCGCCCGCCGGGCCCGCCGGGTGCGCCGCATCACCCGCTACATCGAGGAGCACTACACCGAAAAGCTGCTCCTCACCGATCTGGCCCGGGAGCTGGATCTCTCCATGAGCTATCTGTCCGCCTTCTTCAAGGAGGCGTTCGGCATGTCCTTCCAGTCCTACCTGATGAAGATGCGCTGCGAAAAGGCCCGACAGCTGTTGCTGCTCACCGACCTGTCGCTGCTGAACATCAGCATCGCCTGCGGCTTTTCCGACGTCAAATATCTGAACCGCGGCTTTGCCGAGCAGTTCGGCTGTTCCCCCCGGGCGTACCGCCGGGAATTCAAGCAGGAGGCGGGCGCCCGCCGGCAGCGGTCGGTGCTCACCACCCAGGAGTTTCTCTCCCCCGACGAGAGCCGCGCCCTGCTGGAACACTGGGCCCAGCCATAAAAAAACAGCCTTGCACCGTTTGGTGCAAGGCTGTTTTGGTTTGTCAGGGCTGCGGGTCAAGGATCTGCCGGACGGCCTCTTCCAGAAGCACGTCCCGTCCCTGCCGCAGGGCTTCCGCCGTGGGGCGGCAGAAGATGTCCGGCTGTACCCCCACCCGCTGGATGGTCTCCCCCTCCGGCGTATATACCCCCAGGCCGGAGAAATAGACCAGGAGCCTGCCGGGCAGGTTCATTTCCACGACGTCGCCGTCCGCCCCGATGGAGGGGCTGCCCACCACCACCGCCCGGGGCGCCTGGCGCAGACCCATGGCGGTGGTTTCGCCCCTGCTCTGGGTGAATTCGTTGATCAGCAGCACGACCTTTCCCTCGTAGAGAGGGTAGTCCTCCCGGTCAGAGAGCCCCGCCATCTTGCTGAT encodes the following:
- a CDS encoding AraC family transcriptional regulator yields the protein MKEEYEVVSHGTAAYKLFLIRLQYRTPHVHKELEVCLLLDGQVQLLNRGRATTYGAGDLWVINPFESHELIAERPVLILSMQIPLSFFAASYPPLESMEFLLPPPEDPAAGDLAAAFLEIARSYFSREPLAALHCAGLIHLFVEQLLRHLPCRRVPEQERQSSARRARRVRRITRYIEEHYTEKLLLTDLARELDLSMSYLSAFFKEAFGMSFQSYLMKMRCEKARQLLLLTDLSLLNISIACGFSDVKYLNRGFAEQFGCSPRAYRREFKQEAGARRQRSVLTTQEFLSPDESRALLEHWAQP